GTCTACATACAGCCTATGAACCATTGGCACGGTTGTACGGAGCCACTGACGGTGGGGAGGGGATAGGTAGGAAAGATGACAATCCGAAGATGAAGTGGTTGCAGTGGTGGTTGGGAGATAGGATACTACGTTAACCGCTTCTATGCAACCGGTCGCCGGATCTAGGACAAATGAATTTCAGGTTCATGTACCTAATTGACCTACATTCAAGTACGAATTGTCTAGTCGTGAGAGACAGTGGGTTAAAATAAATAGGCTATAGGTGGAGGATGTAGGTGTCGGACCTTTGTCGAGAGAGAAAAACAGAGTGGGAGGCAGTTGACGAAGACTAAAATGTGTACGAGGGAGTGATTGACGAATGGGAGGAGCCGACGACGTGCATGCAGCAACTTTGATCCAGacagagaaagaagaataagaCGACTAAATGTGGTAAAAAGGTAGCAATGCCGTACGTATCCAGGGGGCCAGAAAATTATCTGGTGCATCATTACGGAGGACGATGGGAGATGGATATACAGCCCGTACAGACGAACAATAGGACGAAATGCGTGATGGCATGGTTTCTTTTATGATGCGCGGTCATGTGGGAGGAAGATTGTAGGTGGTAGGAATGTAGTAGGTAGTAGGTAGTAGGTAGTAGGTAGTAGGTAGTAGGTAGTAGGTAGTAGGTAGTAGGTAGTAGGTAGTAGGTAGTAGGTAGTAGGTAGTAGGTAGTAGAAGTGTAGTAGGAGTGTAGTAGGAGTGTAGTAGGTAGTAGGTAGTAGGTGGCAGGTAGCAAGTAATAGGTAGTAGGTGGTTGATATGTTGTAGATAGTTGATAGTAGATATAATGAACGGCAAGCAAATGCGACAGTGATGTTACGTCTCCGATGCAGTAGTGTTCACGGGTATCAAGTATATCATATGTTACATCTGTGTGATGTCGTCAGGTTTTCTTCATCGCTATCAAATCAACCAATCGCACCACCCAAATATAGATTTTGCCACTATTGCCCAGGTTTTCCGTTGCCGTATAATCTCATCCATTTCAATACCCCTTCATCGCCATCCTCTacatcgtcatcatcttcCATTTGCACTTCCATGCCTTCGGCGTCTGGATTAGCTTTTGTTGTTCCGGGAACCTTCTCTGCACATGCGCAGATATTTTTTCCATCTGCTTATTGCGATATCGCTGGCGACTCGCCTTCGGTGCATTGTCGTATGGCTTCGTATTGTACATCTGTAAATATCTATGTCTAATGTCTGATGTGTGCATGTGTATATGTGTATATGTCTACTGTCTAATGTATACATGTCTATATGtctatatttttatttgtagACATAGACatatatacaa
This is a stretch of genomic DNA from Debaryomyces hansenii CBS767 chromosome G complete sequence. It encodes these proteins:
- a CDS encoding DEHA2G10582p (no similarity); translated protein: MEVQMEDDDDVEDGDEGVLKWMRLYGNGKPGQ